In Arthrobacter sp. StoSoilB5, one genomic interval encodes:
- a CDS encoding histidine phosphatase family protein, with the protein MNAAISPRPQLWILRHGETEWSKSGQYTGLTDLPLTVEGEQQAVEARKVLEGIDFDLVLTSPLRRARRTAELAGFPDAVHEPLAVEWNYGDYEGISSDLIRKDNPDYLIWFDGVPNGETLDEVAARADKIIGRVLESGMDNVLVVAHGHFSRILTARWLEMDAKEGRHFILGTAKVCTLGWDKRTPAIVRWGL; encoded by the coding sequence TTGAACGCCGCGATCTCCCCGCGTCCGCAACTCTGGATCCTTCGCCACGGCGAGACGGAATGGTCCAAGAGCGGTCAGTACACAGGCTTGACCGACCTTCCCTTGACCGTTGAGGGCGAACAGCAGGCCGTTGAAGCACGCAAAGTCCTTGAAGGCATCGATTTTGACCTCGTTCTGACCTCTCCACTGCGTCGCGCCCGCCGCACGGCAGAACTGGCCGGCTTTCCCGACGCCGTACACGAGCCGCTGGCAGTCGAATGGAACTATGGCGATTATGAGGGCATCAGCTCCGACCTCATCCGCAAGGACAACCCGGACTACCTGATCTGGTTCGACGGCGTGCCCAACGGCGAAACGTTGGACGAAGTAGCTGCCCGCGCCGACAAGATCATTGGACGTGTCCTGGAGTCAGGAATGGACAATGTGTTGGTAGTGGCACATGGCCATTTCTCACGTATTCTCACGGCCCGTTGGTTGGAAATGGATGCAAAGGAAGGCCGCCACTTCATTCTTGGAACAGCCAAGGTGTGCACGCTTGGCTGGGATAAGCGGACGCCGGCGATTGTCCGCTGGGGTCTCTGA
- the trxA gene encoding thioredoxin has translation MSNAKDVTDASFSTDVLASEKPVIVDFWAEWCGPCRKLGPILDEISVEYGEKVDVVKLNVDDNPAIAAEYGITSIPAVYLFSGGEVKSTVIGAKPKQFFEKEFADVLS, from the coding sequence ATGAGCAACGCTAAAGACGTAACTGACGCAAGCTTCAGCACGGATGTCCTGGCTTCCGAGAAGCCTGTCATCGTGGATTTCTGGGCGGAGTGGTGCGGTCCCTGCCGCAAGCTCGGCCCCATCCTCGACGAGATCTCCGTGGAATACGGCGAGAAGGTTGACGTCGTGAAACTCAACGTCGACGACAATCCTGCCATCGCTGCCGAATACGGCATCACGTCCATCCCGGCTGTATACCTGTTCAGCGGGGGCGAAGTGAAGAGCACCGTCATTGGCGCCAAGCCAAAGCAGTTCTTCGAAAAGGAATTTGCGGACGTCTTGTCCTAG
- the trxB gene encoding thioredoxin-disulfide reductase gives MSIAENSASQVRDVIIVGSGPAGYTAAVYTARANMKPLLIAGSVTAGGELMNTTDVENYPGFPEGIMGPDLMENFEKQAARFGTEILFEDVTQLDLDGDVKSVTIGTGETFQAKAIILSTGSAYRELGLENEKRLSGHGVSWCATCDGFFFKDQDIAVIGGGDSAMEEALFLTKFAKSVTVVHRRDTLKASKIMGDRAQAHEKINFIWNTAVEDVLGGDKVTGLKLKNLVDGTESELDVTGVFVAIGNDPRTELVKGKVDLTPEGTIAVEGRTSRTNISGVFAAGDVIDPTYRQAITASGSGCVAALDVEHYLADLHS, from the coding sequence GTGAGCATTGCAGAAAACAGCGCATCGCAGGTGCGTGATGTCATCATCGTAGGTTCAGGCCCTGCCGGTTATACAGCCGCCGTTTACACCGCCCGCGCCAACATGAAGCCTCTGCTCATTGCCGGTTCCGTCACTGCTGGTGGCGAATTGATGAACACCACGGACGTGGAAAACTACCCGGGTTTCCCCGAGGGCATCATGGGTCCCGACCTCATGGAAAACTTCGAAAAGCAGGCAGCCCGCTTCGGCACCGAGATTCTCTTCGAGGATGTCACCCAGTTGGACCTCGACGGCGACGTCAAGTCGGTCACCATCGGCACGGGGGAGACTTTCCAGGCGAAGGCCATCATCCTGTCCACCGGTTCGGCCTACCGTGAACTTGGACTTGAGAACGAGAAGCGCTTGTCGGGTCACGGCGTTAGCTGGTGTGCAACCTGCGACGGTTTCTTCTTCAAGGACCAGGACATCGCCGTTATCGGCGGTGGCGACTCCGCCATGGAAGAAGCTCTCTTCCTGACCAAGTTCGCAAAGTCAGTCACAGTGGTCCACCGGCGCGACACCCTGAAGGCTTCCAAGATTATGGGCGACCGTGCCCAGGCGCACGAGAAGATCAACTTCATTTGGAACACTGCTGTGGAGGACGTCCTCGGCGGAGACAAGGTCACGGGCCTCAAGCTCAAAAACCTGGTGGACGGTACCGAATCCGAACTCGACGTCACCGGCGTCTTCGTAGCCATTGGCAACGATCCCCGCACGGAACTCGTGAAGGGCAAAGTTGATCTGACCCCCGAGGGAACCATCGCCGTTGAGGGCCGGACTTCCCGGACCAACATCAGCGGTGTGTTTGCCGCAGGTGACGTCATCGATCCCACCTACCGCCAGGCCATTACGGCTTCGGGCTCCGGTTGCGTGGCGGCCCTCGACGTCGAACACTACCTCGCAGACCTGCACTCCTGA
- a CDS encoding CCA tRNA nucleotidyltransferase, with amino-acid sequence MAHVLDSSSVNFTIDPVVLDLGQRFVDAGFELSLVGGPVRDLFLGRNSPDLDFTTDATPDQTISVIKKWADNFWEIGRAFGTIGMKKNGFQIEVTTYRAEAYDPDSRKPVVAFGNSLTEDLLRRDFTINAMALRLPSLELVDPFGGVRDLHASELATPGAPEASFSDDPLRMMRAARFASQLGVSVHDDVRLAMSQMADRIKIISAERVRDELVKLINGAHPRVGIDLLVDTGLAEFVLPEVSALRLEADEHHRHKDVYQHSLQVLEQAAALETGPDGAVPGPDFVLRFAALMHDVGKPATRRFEPGGAVSFRHHDVVGAKLTAKRMKALRFDNESIKAVARLVELHMRFYGYGDAGWTDSAVRRYVTDAGPLLERLHRLTRSDVTTRNQRKADRLSFAYDDLEHRISALLEQESLAAVRPDLDGAQIMALLGLKPGPVVGRAYKFLLEERMEHGPLSPEEAEKKLLAWWEAQPESAVVDPSTETAAETKES; translated from the coding sequence ATGGCGCACGTATTGGACAGCTCTTCAGTTAACTTCACCATCGATCCGGTGGTGCTCGACCTCGGGCAGCGCTTTGTCGATGCCGGCTTCGAGCTGTCCTTGGTTGGTGGACCTGTGCGCGACCTTTTCCTGGGGAGGAACTCCCCGGACCTGGACTTCACCACCGACGCGACACCCGACCAGACGATCTCCGTCATCAAGAAATGGGCGGACAACTTCTGGGAAATTGGACGCGCCTTCGGCACAATCGGGATGAAGAAGAACGGCTTCCAGATCGAGGTCACCACCTACCGTGCCGAAGCATACGATCCCGATTCGCGTAAGCCCGTAGTCGCCTTTGGCAATTCATTGACCGAGGACCTGCTCCGCCGCGACTTCACCATCAACGCCATGGCCTTGCGCCTGCCGAGCCTGGAGCTGGTGGACCCGTTCGGTGGCGTCCGTGACCTCCACGCCTCCGAACTCGCCACACCCGGTGCGCCTGAGGCGTCCTTCTCTGATGACCCCCTGCGCATGATGCGTGCAGCGCGTTTCGCGTCCCAGCTTGGCGTGTCGGTTCACGACGACGTCCGGCTCGCCATGTCCCAGATGGCCGATCGCATCAAAATCATCTCAGCCGAGCGGGTCCGCGATGAACTGGTCAAGCTGATCAACGGTGCGCACCCGCGCGTGGGGATCGATCTCCTGGTGGACACAGGGCTGGCCGAATTTGTCCTTCCCGAGGTCTCCGCGCTTCGCCTCGAAGCCGATGAACACCACCGCCACAAGGACGTGTACCAGCACTCCCTGCAGGTCCTCGAACAGGCGGCCGCGCTGGAAACCGGCCCGGACGGTGCGGTTCCAGGCCCCGACTTTGTGCTTCGTTTCGCCGCTTTAATGCACGACGTCGGCAAGCCGGCTACGCGCCGGTTCGAACCGGGCGGCGCGGTGAGCTTCAGGCATCACGACGTTGTGGGTGCGAAGCTGACAGCCAAGCGAATGAAGGCCCTGAGGTTCGACAATGAGTCCATCAAGGCAGTGGCGCGACTCGTGGAGTTGCACATGCGGTTCTACGGTTACGGAGACGCCGGCTGGACCGATTCTGCCGTCCGCCGATACGTGACCGACGCCGGTCCGCTGCTGGAACGCCTGCACCGCCTGACACGATCCGACGTCACCACGCGTAACCAGCGCAAGGCCGACCGATTGTCCTTCGCCTACGATGACCTTGAGCATCGAATCTCTGCCCTCTTGGAACAGGAATCGTTGGCAGCTGTCCGGCCTGACCTTGACGGAGCGCAGATTATGGCGCTTCTGGGGCTAAAGCCGGGTCCCGTTGTCGGCCGGGCCTACAAGTTTCTTCTCGAGGAACGGATGGAACACGGACCGCTGTCTCCCGAGGAAGCCGAGAAGAAGCTCTTGGCGTGGTGGGAAGCGCAACCCGAGTCCGCCGTCGTCGATCCTTCAACCGAAACTGCCGCAGAAACCAAGGAGTCCTAA
- a CDS encoding NUDIX hydrolase → MPSAIGAHVAPAPQHPVQASLPTVEEVSAGGVVVDTSDGELRVAIIARLNRGGRLEWCLPKGHPEGRENNEEAAVREIAEETGIEGSILAPLGSIDYWFTVSGHRVHKTVHHFLLQATGGELTIENDPDQEAVDAAWVPIQELARKLSFPNERRIADLAREVLPEHL, encoded by the coding sequence TTGCCGTCGGCAATCGGCGCCCACGTCGCGCCTGCCCCGCAGCACCCGGTCCAGGCCTCGCTTCCCACTGTGGAGGAAGTCTCGGCGGGCGGCGTCGTGGTGGACACGTCCGACGGCGAACTCCGGGTTGCGATTATCGCCCGCCTTAATAGGGGTGGCCGGCTTGAATGGTGCCTGCCCAAAGGCCATCCGGAAGGCCGGGAGAACAACGAGGAAGCCGCCGTCCGTGAGATCGCCGAGGAAACCGGCATCGAGGGAAGCATCCTTGCACCTTTGGGGAGCATCGATTACTGGTTCACTGTGAGCGGCCACCGGGTCCACAAGACTGTGCACCATTTCCTGCTTCAGGCCACCGGCGGCGAGCTCACAATCGAGAATGATCCGGACCAGGAGGCCGTGGACGCCGCATGGGTTCCCATCCAGGAATTAGCCCGCAAATTGTCTTTCCCGAATGAACGCCGCATCGCCGATTTGGCGCGGGAGGTGCTTCCCGAGCACCTCTGA
- the murJ gene encoding murein biosynthesis integral membrane protein MurJ: MSEAKTTQSVQSGEARSSAIMAAGTLVSRFLGFAKTWMLGAALGLGSTVNDTFINANNLPNLIFLLVAGGVFNAVLVPQIIKASKGADSGADYISRLLTLAVLVLLALTALVTLAAPIVIDLTTQGYSEQQKALAVTFAFWCLPQIFFYGLYALLTQVLNAHGAFGPAMWAPILNNVVAIAGLGMFIWILGANYTNPHTLDNWGPTQTFLIAGFSTFGVIAQTAILLIPVMRLRLGLRPRFGWRGVGLGQAAKLSVWTLLTAAVGQLAFLYVMKIATIPGAERLRLDNSGQTTAASTLPGNAVLEVASQLYLLPHSIIALSLATVLFNRMTRASQDGNKAELRDALSHGLRTMAVATVFGALALFALAGPLGMFFSGGKPQDGVMLAQTLTILALSTPFMSANFMMSRVFYANEDARTPLYVQLLLAVVYVVGAFIIQFLPVGQIIYAIAVLYTLGNILSVVISVWFLRRMLGHLDGPRIANSYIRMGYAGLGSAIAGALALWLLGSYRADGFAWSSRPAALVTVVVVGPVMLVAYLLLLRVFHVTELRDLMRPLMGRFGRGAPAVAGAAAEPTTAARATVSDDTGLIPRISGEFDAASFRAGPAVEPTRAPSPTPDAQDAPKTYLPDEDVPSTAQGGKFRPQVPLPGRRTYQGDPGHNPYFPATRDAAQHTRRKRRK; the protein is encoded by the coding sequence ATGTCTGAAGCCAAAACTACTCAGTCCGTTCAATCCGGAGAAGCACGTTCCAGCGCCATCATGGCCGCAGGGACGCTCGTTTCCCGGTTCCTTGGCTTCGCCAAAACGTGGATGCTCGGCGCCGCGCTCGGGCTTGGTTCCACGGTCAATGACACGTTCATCAACGCGAACAACCTGCCCAACCTGATCTTCCTGTTGGTGGCCGGTGGCGTGTTTAACGCCGTCCTGGTCCCGCAAATCATTAAGGCCAGTAAGGGGGCGGACAGCGGCGCCGATTACATAAGTCGACTCCTGACCTTGGCCGTGTTGGTTCTACTGGCGTTGACGGCCTTGGTGACACTCGCCGCGCCCATAGTTATCGACCTCACCACCCAGGGCTACTCGGAACAGCAGAAGGCCCTGGCGGTAACTTTCGCATTCTGGTGCCTCCCGCAGATCTTCTTCTACGGCCTTTACGCACTTCTTACACAGGTCCTGAATGCGCACGGTGCCTTTGGCCCCGCCATGTGGGCTCCCATCCTCAACAACGTGGTGGCCATCGCCGGCCTGGGCATGTTCATCTGGATCCTGGGTGCCAACTACACCAACCCGCACACGCTGGATAATTGGGGACCAACACAGACCTTCCTGATTGCCGGGTTCTCCACGTTCGGTGTGATTGCCCAAACGGCCATCCTGCTGATCCCCGTCATGAGGCTGCGGCTGGGCCTGCGGCCGCGCTTCGGTTGGCGCGGTGTTGGACTTGGCCAGGCAGCCAAGTTGAGCGTGTGGACGCTGCTGACTGCCGCCGTCGGGCAATTGGCATTCCTGTACGTCATGAAGATCGCCACCATTCCCGGCGCCGAGCGGCTCCGCCTGGACAACTCCGGGCAAACCACTGCGGCATCCACGCTGCCCGGTAACGCAGTGCTCGAAGTCGCAAGCCAGCTGTACTTGCTGCCGCATTCGATCATCGCGCTGTCGCTGGCTACCGTCCTCTTTAACCGCATGACGCGCGCGTCGCAGGACGGCAACAAGGCCGAGCTGCGCGACGCCCTCTCCCATGGCCTGCGCACCATGGCTGTCGCAACAGTTTTTGGCGCCCTGGCATTGTTCGCGCTGGCCGGTCCGTTGGGCATGTTCTTCTCCGGTGGAAAGCCACAGGACGGCGTTATGCTCGCCCAGACGCTCACGATCCTGGCTCTGAGTACTCCCTTCATGAGCGCGAACTTCATGATGTCCCGAGTGTTTTACGCCAACGAGGACGCGCGCACACCCCTTTATGTGCAGCTGCTGCTCGCCGTGGTTTACGTCGTGGGTGCGTTCATCATCCAGTTCCTGCCGGTGGGCCAGATCATCTATGCGATCGCCGTCCTCTATACCTTGGGCAACATACTTTCCGTAGTCATCAGCGTGTGGTTCCTCCGCAGGATGCTGGGACATCTGGACGGCCCACGCATCGCCAACTCGTACATCCGCATGGGCTACGCGGGCCTCGGCTCGGCGATTGCGGGCGCCCTGGCGCTTTGGCTCCTGGGGAGCTACCGTGCCGACGGTTTTGCGTGGAGCAGCCGGCCCGCCGCCCTGGTGACCGTGGTCGTCGTCGGACCCGTCATGCTGGTGGCCTATCTGCTACTGCTTCGCGTCTTCCACGTCACCGAGCTCCGCGACCTCATGCGTCCGCTGATGGGCCGCTTTGGCCGCGGCGCACCTGCCGTCGCGGGGGCCGCTGCCGAACCCACGACGGCGGCACGCGCCACGGTCTCGGACGATACAGGCTTGATTCCGCGCATCTCGGGCGAGTTCGATGCTGCCTCGTTCAGGGCCGGCCCGGCTGTGGAGCCTACGCGTGCTCCTTCGCCCACCCCGGACGCGCAGGATGCTCCCAAGACCTACCTGCCCGACGAGGACGTGCCCAGCACGGCCCAAGGCGGGAAGTTCCGGCCACAGGTCCCGTTGCCAGGCCGGCGCACCTACCAAGGCGACCCTGGGCACAATCCGTATTTTCCAGCCACCCGGGACGCTGCACAGCACACAAGGCGGAAGCGGAGAAAGTGA
- a CDS encoding ABC transporter substrate-binding protein: MSHPIDVGSVLGGRYKVTATVLTSHDQDLVLDGVDQVLNRPVSILVAGPGNAEQVAQSAREVATGERPGHVQILDLGVSDNTTYLITNHSTAPDLLDLVVATNPPYVEPFFTETLGSEIFGQPRTYEPETYDGLYEDDEHEAEYIQYDESGYPVRSDSDAAHEAPAAPAGSVPPMPSSSPSSAKSGLAGKLAAAAAGAGAAGVAAAAALKNAGSKNHDAGAAASGASTGTQPRTQAVPSPSSGASPAETPPVAPVQPPTQAVSSQPVASQPVTSQPTPSREPAGEPKVSLWSEEDYGLAAGGGAQATGGGTSDSGYDRAPTSFPASAAATEDYEDEEVYEDETPEREPRSLRWLVGGLLAAVLIVGLVLAVTNLGSLLPSGAPKASDKTAASTPSTGSESEKPTPSETAAPATPPAIDGITRLGDFPFAASFDKDLPKAFDGNPASYWSDMEFATANWGGLSGEMPLVVKLKQPAEVKSVVLNQLGGSGGSISVYTNDRPAMDGAKLVGTNSFTSPELTMPLAAPTQTQYVIVVIKTLPKLAAPKTQFGFGLRLAEVTVQ, encoded by the coding sequence GTGTCCCACCCGATCGACGTCGGATCAGTGCTTGGCGGCCGCTATAAGGTCACGGCCACCGTATTGACCTCGCATGACCAAGATCTGGTGCTCGACGGCGTGGACCAGGTCCTCAACCGCCCCGTCAGCATCCTCGTTGCCGGTCCCGGAAATGCCGAGCAGGTAGCACAGAGCGCCCGCGAAGTTGCCACGGGGGAGCGCCCCGGACATGTCCAGATCCTGGACCTCGGAGTCAGCGACAACACCACTTACCTGATCACCAACCACAGCACCGCACCGGACCTCCTGGACCTCGTGGTCGCCACGAATCCGCCCTATGTGGAACCGTTCTTTACGGAAACCCTCGGCAGCGAGATCTTCGGCCAGCCGCGCACTTATGAGCCAGAAACTTATGACGGCCTCTACGAAGATGATGAGCACGAGGCCGAGTACATCCAGTACGACGAAAGTGGCTATCCGGTTCGATCGGACTCGGATGCTGCCCACGAGGCACCAGCTGCGCCGGCCGGCAGCGTTCCGCCTATGCCGTCATCCAGCCCGTCGTCGGCCAAGAGTGGCCTCGCTGGAAAACTTGCTGCCGCTGCGGCTGGTGCCGGGGCAGCCGGCGTTGCCGCCGCTGCCGCGCTGAAGAACGCCGGATCCAAGAACCACGACGCCGGGGCTGCCGCGAGTGGGGCTTCCACGGGAACCCAGCCGCGGACACAAGCTGTACCATCGCCGTCGTCCGGGGCGTCACCTGCTGAAACGCCGCCTGTTGCCCCGGTTCAGCCGCCTACCCAAGCCGTCTCTTCGCAGCCCGTGGCTTCGCAGCCGGTGACCTCGCAGCCCACACCGAGCCGCGAGCCTGCCGGAGAACCAAAGGTGTCCCTGTGGTCCGAAGAGGACTATGGCCTCGCCGCCGGGGGCGGCGCCCAAGCCACCGGTGGAGGTACCTCAGACTCCGGTTACGATCGTGCTCCCACCAGCTTCCCGGCGTCGGCCGCTGCTACTGAAGACTACGAAGACGAAGAGGTCTACGAGGACGAAACCCCTGAACGCGAGCCGCGTTCCCTGCGCTGGCTCGTGGGCGGCCTGCTTGCGGCTGTGTTGATCGTGGGACTCGTCCTGGCAGTCACCAACCTGGGCAGCCTCCTGCCGAGCGGCGCGCCAAAAGCTTCGGACAAAACGGCCGCGTCCACGCCGTCAACGGGCTCCGAATCCGAAAAACCGACGCCCAGCGAGACCGCAGCCCCAGCAACGCCTCCGGCCATCGATGGGATTACGCGCCTCGGTGATTTCCCCTTCGCCGCATCGTTCGACAAAGACCTTCCCAAAGCATTTGATGGCAACCCGGCGAGTTACTGGTCCGACATGGAGTTCGCTACGGCCAACTGGGGTGGACTCTCGGGTGAGATGCCCTTGGTGGTGAAGCTCAAGCAGCCGGCAGAGGTCAAGTCTGTGGTGCTCAACCAGCTGGGTGGCTCGGGCGGAAGCATCAGCGTTTACACCAACGATCGTCCTGCGATGGACGGCGCCAAGCTCGTCGGCACCAACAGCTTCACCTCACCGGAGCTGACCATGCCGCTGGCTGCGCCTACCCAAACCCAGTACGTCATTGTGGTCATCAAGACACTGCCTAAACTTGCAGCTCCCAAGACGCAGTTCGGATTTGGCCTGCGTTTGGCCGAGGTCACGGTCCAGTAG